From Solea solea chromosome 20, fSolSol10.1, whole genome shotgun sequence, one genomic window encodes:
- the LOC131447535 gene encoding DEP domain-containing mTOR-interacting protein-like isoform X2 produces MGPRTAVLKRPVSTDELQTPGGAYVKKTFTIVGDAVGWGFVVRGNRPCHIQAVEPSGPAAAAGMKVCQFVVSVNGHSVLDLDYRSVSHLILTGPRTVVMEVMEETDH; encoded by the exons ATGGGACCTCGGACAGCAG TTCTGAAGAGGCCGGTGAGCACCGACGAGCTGCAGACACCAGGGGGCGCCTACGTCAAAAAGACCTTCACT atcGTGGGTGACGCAGTGGGCTGGGGTTTCGTGGTCAGAGGAAATCGTCCGTGTCACATTCAGGCCGTGGAGCCCAGCGGTCCGGCAGCTGCTGCAGGGATGAAG GTCTGTCAGTTTGTGGTGTCGGTCAATGGACACAGCGTCCTGGACCTGGATTACCGGAGCGTGAGTCACCTGATCCTGACCGGACCCAGGACTgtggtgatggaggtgatggaggagacTGACCACTGA
- the LOC131447535 gene encoding DEP domain-containing mTOR-interacting protein-like isoform X1, with product MGPRTAVTSSKEVKAAVRGGARLRSSSDGSRYSRREVGSSPSSCSSSCSSPVLFNPKSVLKRPVSTDELQTPGGAYVKKTFTIVGDAVGWGFVVRGNRPCHIQAVEPSGPAAAAGMKVCQFVVSVNGHSVLDLDYRSVSHLILTGPRTVVMEVMEETDH from the exons ATGGGACCTCGGACAGCAG tcACTTCCTCTAAGGAGGTGAAGGCGGCGGTCAGAGGCGGAGCTCGGCTGAGGAGCAGCAGTGATGGAAGCAGGTACAGCAGGAGAGAGGtcggctcctccccctcttcatgctcctcctcctgctcctcaccTGTGCTCTTCAACCCCAaatcag TTCTGAAGAGGCCGGTGAGCACCGACGAGCTGCAGACACCAGGGGGCGCCTACGTCAAAAAGACCTTCACT atcGTGGGTGACGCAGTGGGCTGGGGTTTCGTGGTCAGAGGAAATCGTCCGTGTCACATTCAGGCCGTGGAGCCCAGCGGTCCGGCAGCTGCTGCAGGGATGAAG GTCTGTCAGTTTGTGGTGTCGGTCAATGGACACAGCGTCCTGGACCTGGATTACCGGAGCGTGAGTCACCTGATCCTGACCGGACCCAGGACTgtggtgatggaggtgatggaggagacTGACCACTGA